In Mixta intestinalis, the following are encoded in one genomic region:
- the rlmE gene encoding 23S rRNA (uridine(2552)-2'-O)-methyltransferase RlmE, translating into MTGKKRSASSSRWLQEHFSDKYVQQAQKKGLRSRAWFKLDEIQQGDKLFRPGMTVVDLGAAPGGWSQYVATQIGSKGRIIACDILPMDPIVGVDFLQGDFREESVIKALMERVGEEKVQVVMSDMAPNMSGTPAVDIPRSMYLVELALDMCRDVLAPGGSFVVKVFQGDGFDEYLREIRSLFTKVKIRKPDASRSRSREVYIVATGRKL; encoded by the coding sequence ATGACAGGTAAAAAGCGTTCGGCCAGTTCCAGCCGCTGGCTTCAGGAACACTTTAGCGATAAATATGTGCAGCAGGCACAGAAAAAAGGGTTGCGTTCACGCGCCTGGTTTAAACTTGATGAGATACAGCAGGGCGATAAGCTGTTCAGACCCGGTATGACCGTCGTAGACCTTGGCGCAGCCCCTGGCGGCTGGTCGCAATATGTTGCTACCCAGATAGGCTCAAAGGGCCGTATTATTGCCTGTGACATTTTGCCGATGGATCCTATCGTTGGGGTCGATTTCCTTCAGGGCGATTTTCGTGAAGAATCGGTAATCAAAGCGTTGATGGAACGTGTCGGTGAAGAGAAAGTGCAGGTAGTCATGTCCGATATGGCACCTAACATGAGCGGTACGCCCGCCGTGGATATTCCCCGGTCGATGTATTTGGTTGAACTGGCGTTGGATATGTGTCGCGATGTACTGGCACCCGGCGGCAGTTTTGTAGTGAAAGTATTTCAGGGAGATGGCTTCGATGAATACCTGCGGGAAATTCGCTCCCTGTTTACGAAAGTGAAAATTCGTAAGCCGGACGCTTCGCGATCACGTTCACGCGAAGTGTACATTGTAGCGACAGGGCGCAAACTATAG
- the ftsH gene encoding ATP-dependent zinc metalloprotease FtsH, producing MAKNLILWLVIAVVLMSVFQSFGPSESSGRRVDYSTFLSEVNQDQVREARINGREINVIKKDSNKYTTYIPVNDPKLLDNLLTKNVKVVGEPPEEPSLLASIFISWFPMLLLIGVWIFFMRQMQGGGGKGAMSFGKSKARMLTEDQIKTTFADVAGCDEAKEEVGELVEYLREPSRFQKLGGKIPKGVLMVGPPGTGKTLLAKAIAGEAKVPFFTISGSDFVEMFVGVGASRVRDMFEQAKKAAPCIIFIDEIDAVGRQRGAGLGGGHDEREQTLNQMLVEMDGFEGNEGIIVIAATNRPDVLDPALLRPGRFDRQVVVGLPDVRGREQILKVHMRRVPLATDIDAAIIARGTPGFSGADLANLVNEAALFAARGNKRVVSMVEFEKAKDKIMMGAERRSMVMTEAQKESTAYHEAGHAIIGRLVPEHDPVHKVTIIPRGRALGVTFFLPEGDAISASRQKLESQISTLYGGRLAEEIIYGAEHVSTGASNDIKVATNLARNMVTQWGFSEKLGPLLYAEEEGEVFLGRSVAKAKHMSDETARIIDQEVKQLIDTNYQRARRILNENMDILHAMKDALMKYETIDAPQIDDLMARREVRPPAGWEDPSAGSGSDNNGSPKAPRPVDEPRTPNPGNTMSEQFNK from the coding sequence ATGGCGAAAAACCTGATTCTCTGGTTAGTCATCGCGGTCGTGCTGATGTCTGTCTTCCAGAGCTTTGGGCCCAGCGAGTCGAGTGGCCGTAGGGTTGATTATTCAACCTTCCTGTCGGAAGTGAATCAGGATCAGGTCCGCGAGGCACGTATTAACGGGCGTGAAATCAACGTTATTAAGAAAGACAGTAATAAATACACGACCTACATTCCCGTCAACGATCCCAAGTTGCTCGATAACCTGTTGACTAAAAATGTGAAAGTTGTCGGTGAACCGCCGGAAGAACCGAGCCTGCTGGCTTCTATCTTCATCTCCTGGTTCCCAATGCTGTTGCTGATCGGTGTCTGGATTTTCTTTATGCGTCAAATGCAGGGTGGCGGTGGCAAGGGCGCGATGTCCTTTGGTAAGAGCAAAGCCCGCATGCTGACGGAAGACCAGATTAAAACCACTTTTGCTGATGTTGCAGGCTGTGACGAAGCGAAAGAGGAAGTGGGCGAGCTGGTGGAATACCTGCGTGAGCCAAGCCGCTTCCAGAAGCTGGGCGGTAAAATTCCGAAAGGCGTGCTAATGGTGGGCCCGCCGGGTACCGGTAAAACGCTGCTGGCGAAAGCCATTGCTGGCGAAGCGAAAGTGCCGTTCTTTACTATTTCCGGTTCTGACTTTGTTGAAATGTTCGTCGGCGTCGGTGCTTCACGCGTGCGTGATATGTTTGAGCAGGCGAAGAAAGCGGCACCCTGCATCATCTTTATCGATGAAATCGATGCGGTAGGGCGTCAGCGTGGCGCAGGCTTAGGCGGTGGTCACGATGAGCGTGAGCAAACGCTGAACCAGATGCTGGTTGAGATGGATGGCTTTGAAGGCAACGAAGGTATTATCGTCATCGCTGCGACTAACCGTCCTGACGTACTTGACCCGGCGCTGCTGCGTCCAGGCCGTTTTGACCGTCAGGTTGTGGTTGGTCTGCCGGACGTGCGTGGTCGTGAGCAAATTCTGAAAGTGCATATGCGTCGCGTACCGCTGGCTACCGATATTGATGCCGCGATCATTGCGCGTGGTACGCCGGGCTTCTCCGGTGCCGATCTGGCTAACCTGGTGAATGAAGCGGCACTGTTTGCTGCCCGTGGCAATAAGCGTGTAGTTTCAATGGTTGAGTTTGAGAAAGCGAAAGACAAAATCATGATGGGTGCGGAACGTCGCTCCATGGTGATGACGGAAGCGCAGAAAGAGTCAACTGCTTATCACGAAGCGGGCCATGCGATTATCGGTCGCCTGGTGCCGGAACACGATCCGGTACACAAGGTCACCATTATTCCGCGCGGTCGTGCATTGGGCGTTACGTTCTTCCTGCCTGAAGGCGATGCGATTAGCGCCAGTCGGCAGAAGCTGGAAAGCCAGATTTCAACGCTGTACGGCGGTCGTCTGGCCGAAGAGATCATTTACGGTGCGGAACACGTTTCTACCGGTGCTTCTAACGACATTAAGGTAGCGACTAACCTGGCGCGTAACATGGTGACGCAGTGGGGCTTCTCTGAGAAGCTGGGGCCGTTGCTGTATGCGGAAGAAGAAGGAGAAGTTTTCCTCGGTCGCTCCGTAGCGAAAGCCAAGCATATGTCTGATGAAACGGCGCGTATTATCGACCAGGAAGTGAAGCAGTTGATTGATACTAACTATCAGCGCGCTCGCCGTATCCTGAACGAAAATATGGATATCCTGCATGCGATGAAAGACGCGTTGATGAAGTATGAAACCATCGACGCGCCGCAAATCGATGATCTGATGGCACGTCGTGAAGTACGTCCGCCAGCAGGCTGGGAAGATCCGAGTGCAGGTTCCGGTTCAGATAACAACGGCTCGCCAAAGGCACCGCGTCCGGTTGATGAACCGCGTACGCCGAACCCAGGCAACACGATGTCCGAGCAGTTTAATAAATAA
- the folP gene encoding dihydropteroate synthase, translating into MKLYARDSLLDLSHPHVMGILNVTPDSFSDGGQHATLIAALTHANEMINAGATIIDVGGESTRPGAAEVSTDEELERVIPVVEAIAQRFEVWISVDTSKPEVIRESARVGAHIINDIRSLQLPGALEAAAETGLPVCLMHMQGEPNNMQTAPHYTNLLQEIDDFFAYHIARCENAGIKKSQLLLDPGFGFGKNLSHNYQLLAHLADFHHFGLPLLVGMSRKSMIGQLLNVGPSQRLTGSLACAVIAAMQGAQIIRAHDVKETVEAMRVVEATRSAKEENA; encoded by the coding sequence ATGAAGCTGTACGCACGGGATTCCCTGCTGGATCTGTCTCATCCCCATGTCATGGGCATTCTTAACGTTACACCTGACTCTTTTTCCGATGGCGGGCAGCACGCCACTCTGATCGCAGCGCTGACCCATGCCAACGAAATGATTAATGCTGGTGCGACAATTATTGATGTCGGCGGAGAATCGACCCGTCCCGGCGCTGCTGAGGTTAGCACTGACGAAGAGCTGGAACGTGTTATTCCGGTAGTGGAAGCGATCGCGCAACGCTTTGAAGTCTGGATCTCGGTTGATACCTCAAAACCTGAAGTGATAAGAGAATCAGCGAGAGTGGGCGCTCACATTATTAACGACATTCGTTCGCTACAGCTGCCGGGTGCGCTGGAAGCGGCGGCGGAAACGGGTCTGCCGGTTTGCCTGATGCATATGCAGGGAGAGCCGAACAACATGCAGACCGCGCCGCACTATACGAATCTGCTGCAAGAAATTGATGATTTTTTCGCTTACCATATTGCTCGCTGTGAGAATGCAGGGATTAAAAAATCGCAGCTGCTACTCGACCCCGGCTTTGGATTCGGTAAGAATCTCAGCCACAACTATCAACTGTTGGCGCACCTGGCAGATTTCCACCACTTTGGCCTGCCGCTGTTGGTTGGAATGTCACGTAAATCGATGATTGGACAACTGCTGAATGTAGGCCCGTCTCAGCGTCTGACCGGTAGCCTGGCCTGCGCGGTTATCGCGGCGATGCAGGGCGCGCAAATTATACGCGCCCACGACGTTAAAGAGACGGTAGAAGCCATGCGCGTCGTCGAAGCGACACGTTCAGCGAAGGAAGAAAATGCATGA
- the glmM gene encoding phosphoglucosamine mutase, protein MSNRKYFGTDGIRGKVGEMPITPDFVLKLGWAAGKVLARHGSKKIIIGKDTRISGYMLESALEAGLAAAGLSASFTGPMPTPAVAYLTRTFRAEAGIVISASHNPFEDNGIKFFSSEGTKLPDEVEEAIELEMEKPLTCVDSAALGRASRIVDAAGRYIEFCKGTFPSELSLNGLKIVVDCANGATYHIAPNVLRELGATVISFGVQPDGVNINKECGATDVRALQKRVVEEKADVGLAFDGDGDRVIMVDHLGNKVDGDQILYIIAREGLRQGQLRGGVVGTLMSNMGLELALKQLGIPFARAKVGDRYVLEKLQEKNWRLGAENSGHVILLDKTTTGDGIVAGLQVLTAMARNHMTLHDLCSGMKLLPQILVNVRFSGTSDPLESAEVKTVTAEVEKALAGRGRVLLRKSGTEPLIRVMVEGEDEAQVTALAHRIADAVKTA, encoded by the coding sequence ATGAGTAATCGTAAATATTTTGGCACCGACGGTATTCGCGGAAAAGTAGGCGAAATGCCTATCACGCCTGATTTTGTGCTTAAGCTGGGCTGGGCTGCGGGGAAAGTGCTGGCGCGCCACGGTTCGAAAAAAATTATTATCGGCAAAGATACTCGTATCTCCGGCTATATGCTGGAGTCGGCGCTGGAAGCGGGCCTGGCAGCGGCAGGGCTTTCCGCTTCGTTTACCGGCCCGATGCCGACGCCGGCCGTGGCCTACCTGACGCGCACTTTCCGTGCGGAAGCCGGTATCGTTATTTCCGCCTCGCATAATCCGTTTGAAGATAACGGCATTAAATTTTTCTCTTCCGAAGGCACCAAGCTGCCGGATGAAGTGGAAGAAGCGATCGAGCTGGAGATGGAAAAGCCGCTTACCTGCGTTGATTCCGCAGCGCTGGGACGTGCCAGCCGCATCGTTGATGCCGCCGGACGCTATATTGAGTTTTGCAAAGGAACTTTCCCCAGCGAGCTGAGCCTGAACGGCCTGAAAATCGTGGTCGATTGCGCCAACGGCGCTACCTACCATATTGCGCCTAACGTGCTGCGCGAACTGGGCGCAACGGTTATCTCTTTTGGCGTACAGCCCGATGGCGTGAACATCAATAAAGAATGTGGTGCTACTGACGTGCGTGCGCTACAAAAACGCGTGGTGGAAGAGAAGGCAGATGTTGGGCTGGCCTTTGATGGCGATGGCGATCGCGTCATCATGGTCGATCACCTGGGAAATAAAGTTGATGGCGACCAGATCCTCTACATCATCGCACGTGAAGGCCTGCGTCAGGGTCAGCTGCGCGGCGGTGTGGTGGGTACGCTGATGAGCAATATGGGGCTGGAACTGGCGTTAAAACAGCTGGGCATTCCTTTTGCTCGCGCTAAAGTCGGCGACCGCTACGTGCTGGAAAAACTGCAGGAGAAAAACTGGCGTCTTGGGGCGGAAAACTCCGGTCACGTTATCCTGTTGGATAAAACCACTACCGGCGACGGCATCGTTGCAGGTTTGCAAGTGCTTACTGCTATGGCACGTAATCATATGACATTGCACGATCTTTGCAGCGGCATGAAGCTGCTGCCACAGATTCTGGTTAACGTTCGCTTTAGCGGCACCAGCGATCCGCTGGAAAGCGCCGAAGTTAAAACGGTGACCGCCGAGGTGGAAAAAGCGCTGGCCGGACGTGGACGCGTGCTGCTGCGCAAATCGGGCACTGAGCCGCTAATTCGCGTCATGGTAGAAGGCGAAGACGAGGCGCAGGTCACCGCGCTGGCGCATCGCATTGCCGATGCGGTAAAAACGGCTTAA
- the secG gene encoding preprotein translocase subunit SecG, whose amino-acid sequence MYEALLVVFLLVAIGLVGLIMLQQGKGADMGASFGAGASATLFGSAGSGNFMTRMTAVLATLFFVISLILGNLNSNKTTKGSEWENLSQPAQSQQTAPAQPAAPGSDIPQ is encoded by the coding sequence ATGTACGAAGCTCTGTTAGTCGTTTTTCTGTTAGTGGCAATTGGCCTTGTGGGTCTGATCATGCTGCAGCAGGGTAAAGGCGCTGATATGGGAGCCTCTTTTGGTGCAGGCGCTTCCGCGACGCTGTTTGGTTCTGCAGGTTCTGGTAACTTCATGACCCGTATGACCGCAGTGCTGGCAACCCTGTTCTTCGTTATCAGCCTGATTCTGGGTAACCTGAACAGCAACAAGACGACCAAAGGTAGCGAGTGGGAAAATCTGTCTCAGCCGGCCCAGTCTCAGCAGACTGCTCCAGCTCAACCGGCAGCGCCGGGCAGTGATATCCCGCAGTAA
- the yedE gene encoding YedE family putative selenium transporter, which translates to MSKTWVLIICGCIIGAIALMLGEAGNPPNMGVCVACFLRDSAGSLNLHGAATVQYFRPEVVGFVIGAFASALLFREFSAKGGSAPVIRFTLGFFMMLGCLVFLGCPLRMMLRLGAGDLNALIGLAGLVTGIGIGCLFIKKGFTLPRNFRQSSLEGIIFPAACFVLLLLFLLNSELFKSSVKGPGASHAPVWISLAGGLLIGIIVQRTRFCFIGMAKSVFLTRNFSMALGVLALTLLVAIGNLYLGKFTLGFEHQPIAHSDGVWNFLSMALVGLCGVFITGCPLRQLVSAGQGSSDAAISVLGMLLGAAAAHNFSLASSPAGPTAGGKTIVIVGILLALCIGGIYTLKARKILQSAGNEGQ; encoded by the coding sequence ATGTCTAAAACATGGGTGTTGATTATTTGCGGCTGTATTATTGGCGCAATTGCTTTAATGCTGGGCGAAGCCGGGAATCCGCCAAATATGGGGGTTTGCGTTGCCTGTTTTTTACGTGACAGCGCAGGCAGCCTTAATTTACACGGTGCCGCTACCGTACAATACTTCAGACCAGAAGTTGTGGGATTCGTTATTGGGGCTTTTGCATCAGCCTTATTATTTCGGGAATTTAGCGCGAAAGGTGGTTCGGCACCCGTTATTCGCTTCACTCTGGGCTTTTTTATGATGCTGGGATGCCTGGTATTTTTAGGTTGCCCGCTGCGTATGATGCTGCGTCTGGGCGCTGGCGATCTGAATGCACTTATCGGTTTAGCTGGTTTGGTAACGGGGATCGGCATTGGGTGCCTGTTTATCAAAAAAGGGTTTACGCTGCCGCGTAATTTCCGCCAGAGTTCGCTGGAAGGTATTATCTTCCCGGCAGCTTGTTTTGTGCTGCTATTGCTCTTTTTACTGAACAGCGAACTGTTTAAATCCAGCGTAAAAGGTCCGGGAGCCAGTCACGCGCCGGTCTGGATCTCTTTAGCTGGCGGATTGCTGATCGGCATTATTGTCCAGCGTACCCGCTTCTGTTTTATCGGTATGGCTAAAAGCGTCTTCCTGACGCGTAATTTCTCCATGGCGCTGGGTGTGCTGGCCCTGACCCTGCTGGTAGCCATCGGCAATCTTTATCTGGGAAAATTTACACTGGGCTTTGAACATCAACCGATCGCCCATTCAGATGGTGTCTGGAACTTTTTATCCATGGCATTAGTCGGGCTGTGTGGCGTGTTTATTACCGGTTGTCCTCTACGTCAGCTGGTGAGTGCCGGTCAGGGAAGTTCTGATGCAGCGATAAGCGTACTGGGCATGTTATTGGGCGCGGCGGCGGCACATAACTTTTCGTTAGCCTCAAGCCCTGCGGGTCCAACCGCAGGTGGTAAAACCATTGTTATCGTTGGTATCTTACTTGCGCTGTGTATTGGAGGAATATATACCCTTAAGGCGCGCAAGATACTGCAAAGCGCAGGCAATGAGGGCCAATGA
- a CDS encoding putative Se/S carrier-like protein, whose product MNIRYLFLFHTPLGAVLLKKALAQRQIMFRVFDAPRQLTAECGVAVSFNLPHDDCFQPFLNQDVSAVYRLDNESFPVLMWRDEQ is encoded by the coding sequence ATGAATATCCGCTACCTTTTTTTGTTTCACACGCCGCTGGGGGCTGTTTTATTAAAGAAAGCGCTGGCCCAGCGGCAAATTATGTTTCGCGTATTCGATGCGCCGCGCCAGCTTACCGCCGAGTGCGGGGTAGCCGTATCTTTTAATCTGCCTCATGATGACTGTTTTCAGCCATTTTTGAATCAGGATGTCAGCGCAGTATATCGTCTGGACAATGAGAGTTTCCCGGTCTTAATGTGGCGAGATGAACAGTAA
- a CDS encoding di-heme oxidoredictase family protein has product MNKLISLLLATLGGTQLCHAAEKAGGDFTTSRTDRAAYEEIVWDKLDKIQQRAASAGRGFVRQTWVISPSLTPDVAGLGPTYNRPSCISCHPHNGRGRPPEIYGEPMRSMLVRLSIPGQDSVGGPRHEPHYGDQLNEFGAPGVPGEGEARIEWVNLSKTLPDGEKVNLRQPKVTFHNLAYGPLDGTALYSLRVASVMYGLGLLEAVPEADILAIADEQRREGRGVAGTANRVWDVTKQRTAPGRFGWKANQPTVRQQIASALLGDMGITTPLFPHPNCPAVQTACLAQKEDSHPELTSETLDKMTLYHYVLAVPARRNVEASDVKNGERLFSEIGCASCHRTSLKTGDFPAFPALAGQLIHPYTDLLVHDMGEGLADGRPDGVANGRQWRTPPLWGMGLLEKINEHTTLLHDGRARNPLEAILWHDGEAQDARIRFENLSKSERESVIHFLNSL; this is encoded by the coding sequence ATGAATAAATTAATCTCTTTGTTGCTTGCTACGCTGGGCGGCACTCAGCTCTGCCACGCCGCCGAGAAAGCCGGTGGCGACTTTACCACTTCCCGTACGGATCGGGCGGCCTATGAAGAAATCGTCTGGGATAAGCTGGATAAAATCCAGCAGCGTGCAGCCAGCGCCGGACGAGGCTTTGTTCGTCAAACCTGGGTGATTTCTCCTTCGCTAACGCCTGATGTCGCGGGTCTTGGCCCGACTTATAACCGCCCTTCCTGCATATCCTGTCATCCTCACAACGGACGTGGACGGCCACCTGAAATATATGGAGAGCCGATGCGGAGTATGCTGGTTCGCCTCTCCATACCGGGGCAGGATAGCGTCGGCGGCCCGCGTCATGAGCCGCACTATGGCGATCAGCTTAATGAGTTTGGCGCGCCAGGCGTTCCGGGAGAAGGCGAAGCGCGTATTGAATGGGTAAACCTGAGCAAGACATTGCCAGATGGTGAAAAGGTTAATCTGCGTCAGCCCAAAGTAACCTTCCACAATCTTGCATACGGCCCGCTGGACGGCACCGCCTTGTATTCCCTGCGCGTTGCCAGCGTAATGTATGGTCTGGGTTTACTGGAGGCGGTACCTGAAGCGGATATACTCGCTATCGCAGATGAGCAGCGCCGGGAAGGTCGTGGCGTAGCCGGTACCGCAAACCGCGTATGGGATGTGACGAAACAGCGAACTGCACCAGGGCGATTTGGCTGGAAAGCCAATCAGCCAACGGTTCGTCAGCAGATCGCCTCCGCGTTATTAGGGGATATGGGTATTACGACACCTCTGTTTCCGCACCCCAACTGCCCGGCAGTCCAAACCGCCTGCCTTGCGCAAAAAGAGGATAGCCATCCTGAACTCACCAGTGAAACGCTGGATAAAATGACGCTGTATCATTACGTGCTTGCCGTCCCCGCACGCCGCAACGTTGAGGCATCAGACGTGAAGAACGGCGAGAGATTATTTAGCGAGATCGGCTGCGCAAGCTGCCATCGAACTTCACTGAAGACCGGTGATTTCCCGGCATTTCCTGCGCTGGCGGGCCAGTTAATTCATCCTTATACCGATCTGCTGGTACACGATATGGGCGAAGGGCTGGCTGATGGGCGTCCCGATGGTGTTGCCAACGGACGCCAGTGGCGTACGCCTCCGCTGTGGGGAATGGGGCTGCTGGAAAAAATCAATGAACACACCACGCTATTGCATGACGGACGTGCCAGAAATCCTCTGGAAGCGATTTTATGGCATGACGGTGAAGCACAGGACGCTCGCATTCGTTTTGAAAATCTCAGCAAATCAGAGCGTGAGTCTGTGATTCACTTTCTGAACTCCCTGTAG
- a CDS encoding ABC transporter substrate-binding protein — MKYNRKPGTENSGNHWHTIVYLFLLSLSFYCQPAQASDNRVIVLTSYAEEVSTRFQAAFERAYPGKRVEILWRHGEDAYYHLMQTGGKGIDVYWSPAPGNFAMLRRDNRLARLSLDRKALPGDLGGVEISDPAGYYAAFELAGYGIAYNARAVKALGLPPPKEWSDLAAIPYAGKVQMPIPGSVGFASVLYEAILQGYGWEKGWALLSEIAGNVTFNRAAFPDEKDAVATGEMAARMTMDFFISIATGTDGSNKISFSYPSRTVYNPAHIAIFAQAPHPETAREFVDFALSTEGQKLLLHPDIHRLPVRPALYQEISGIAVNPFQQQSFGYNASFGRERHGLMVAIFDIMLVRFHDRQVTLWKTLHAAESAGLSARPEVQRARQLLTTPLVSDAEQKDAALRRTFAFTEKAEKSSSPQRTKIENQWINALKQRMDEASQLLAPHQRAVQP; from the coding sequence ATGAAATATAATAGAAAGCCAGGTACGGAAAATAGCGGTAATCACTGGCATACTATTGTTTATCTTTTCTTGTTGTCACTGAGCTTTTATTGTCAACCTGCGCAGGCCAGTGATAACCGCGTAATTGTGCTTACCAGCTATGCGGAAGAAGTCTCTACCCGTTTTCAGGCCGCCTTTGAACGCGCTTATCCCGGAAAACGGGTAGAGATTTTGTGGCGACACGGCGAAGATGCTTATTACCATCTGATGCAAACGGGCGGTAAAGGTATCGATGTTTACTGGTCACCCGCACCCGGCAACTTTGCCATGTTGCGACGAGATAATCGTTTGGCCCGGCTCAGTCTCGATCGAAAAGCGCTACCTGGCGATCTGGGTGGCGTGGAAATTTCCGATCCCGCAGGCTACTACGCCGCCTTTGAGCTGGCGGGTTATGGTATCGCTTATAACGCCAGAGCGGTCAAAGCGTTAGGCCTGCCGCCGCCAAAAGAGTGGAGCGATCTGGCTGCAATCCCTTACGCAGGCAAAGTTCAGATGCCGATTCCCGGCAGCGTGGGCTTCGCATCGGTATTATATGAAGCAATTTTACAGGGCTATGGATGGGAAAAAGGCTGGGCGTTGTTATCAGAGATTGCCGGAAACGTAACCTTTAATCGCGCGGCTTTTCCTGATGAAAAAGATGCCGTCGCCACGGGTGAAATGGCAGCCAGAATGACGATGGATTTTTTTATATCCATCGCCACCGGAACCGACGGCAGCAATAAGATTAGCTTCTCCTATCCTTCCCGAACGGTTTATAACCCGGCCCATATTGCTATTTTCGCACAGGCTCCGCATCCTGAAACCGCACGCGAGTTTGTTGATTTTGCCCTCTCCACCGAAGGACAAAAGCTGCTACTGCATCCCGATATTCACCGGCTTCCGGTGCGTCCTGCTCTTTATCAGGAAATCTCAGGAATCGCGGTAAACCCTTTCCAGCAGCAGAGTTTTGGCTATAACGCCAGCTTTGGACGGGAGCGTCATGGGCTGATGGTAGCGATATTCGACATTATGTTGGTGCGTTTTCACGATCGGCAGGTGACGCTATGGAAAACATTGCATGCAGCCGAAAGCGCCGGGCTGAGCGCCAGACCTGAAGTACAGCGCGCACGCCAGCTACTCACGACGCCTTTGGTGAGTGATGCAGAACAAAAAGATGCCGCTTTACGTCGGACTTTTGCATTTACTGAGAAAGCGGAGAAATCCTCTTCGCCACAGCGTACAAAGATTGAGAATCAATGGATTAACGCTTTAAAGCAGCGCATGGACGAAGCCAGTCAGCTATTAGCGCCTCATCAGAGGGCCGTGCAGCCATGA